AACGCAAAGGTTCCAATAACTTTAATTGAAGAACTTCTGGAAGTCCTCCTACATTATGATGAGATTTGATAACTTGCGTAGCATTACAAGACTTCGCGGACTCAACTACATCAGAATAAATAGTGCCTTGCGCCAACCATTGAACATCAAGATCTTTAGCAGCCTCTTCAAATACCTCTATGAATATTTTTCCTATAATCTTACGTTTTTGCTCCGGATCTTGAACTCCAGACAAACCCTCAAAAAATATGTCTGCAGCGTCCTTAACTACGAGCTCCATGCCTAAAGAAGAAAACTGCTGTTTAACTTCTTCGACTTCATTTTTCCTTAGAAGACCTGTATCAACAAAAACGCAAGTTAATCGATCTCCGATTGCATTATATAGCAAAACGGCTGCTACAGCAGAGTCTACCCCTCCTGAAAGCCCTAAAAGCACGCGTTCAGTATCGCCAACTTTCTCTTGAATATCTGCTATTAACTGCTTTTCGATTTTGTCTATTTTCCATTCTTGAGGTGCATTACAAATATCCTGAACAAAATTAACTAAAATTTTATCCCCTATAGAATGGGTATCCGAAACCTCTGGATGGAACTGAAGACCGTAGAGCTTCTTTTCAGGACATTCTATAGCCGCTATGGGGCACTGTTTGGAACGCGCTGTAACGGAGAATAACTCCGGAGCTTGAACAACAGAATCGCAATGACTCATACGAATTTCTGTGTGGAAAGTTTCCTGATCAACAAGACCTTTAAAAAGATCTCCCGGATAAAAATCAATGGGGGTATAGCCGAATTCGTGTTTACCGCTCATAACTTCGCCGCCGAAATCACGAGCTATTAATTGCATACCGTAACAAACTCCTAAAATTGGAATTCTGCTCTCATAAAGAGCTTGGTCTACGTAAGGACTATTTTCTTGATAAACAGAGTGGGGTCCTCCAGAAAGGATAACACCTGCTGGGGAAGATTCTATAATAACTTCTAAAGGGGTATTCCAAGGAAGTACCTCACAAAATACAGATAACCCGCGTATTTTTTTTGCTAAAACATTTGTATATTGAGAACCAAAATCAAGAATTAGAATTTTACCCACTATAAGGACCTTTTATTTAGCAACAAGATAATTCGGAGCCTGTTGAACATGTTGTAAGGTATGAGTATGGCTTTCACTCCGCCCTGAATGTGTAATACGAGTAAATACGGCCTTTTGTCGTAACTCTTCCAAATTATGAGCACCTATATATCCCATTCCGGAACGAATTCCTCCAATAATTTGGTATAATACGTCACTAAGGGCTCCTTTATAAGGGACCAAGCCTTCTACTCCTTCTGGAACAAATTTTTTCGCTGTTTTTTCCTGAAAATAACGTTCCGCACTTCCTTTATGCATGGCACCAATTGATCCCATGCCGCGATACATTTTATAAGTCTTTTCGCATGTTTGAATGATCTCTCCTGGGGCTTCATCAGTTCCTGCTAACATACCCCCCAACATTACACAATGAGCGCCTGCAGCTAGAGCCTTAACAATATCTCCAGAGTAACGCATCCCCCCATCAGCAATAACACAAACAGAGGAGTCTTTTAGTGCCGCAGCGACATCCATAACTGCTGTTAATTGAGGTAAGCCCACTCCAGAAATAATCCGCGTTGTGCAAATAGATCCCGGGCCAATTCCCACCTTAACAGCATCTACGCCGCTTTCAGCAAGACAAAGCGCTGCTTGGGGAGTAACTATATTCCCAACGATTAGTGTTATTTCTGGGTAATGCTTTTTGATTATAACTGCTGTATCTATTACAGCTTTAGAGTGCCCGTGAGCAGTATCAATGACTAAGGCAGTTACACCTGCATCAACTAAAATTTCTGCTCTTTCTAAACCTTGTTGACCGATACCTATAGCAGCAGCTGTTGATAAAACAGGGTTATGTGATTTCACCTGGCGTATAATATCGGCCTGTTTTTCTGCGCTAATATTTTTATGAATAACCCCTAATCCCCCAGCCTCTGCCATAGCTAAAGCCATAGAAAACTCTGTTACAGAGTCCATAGCAGCAGACAAAATAGGAATATTTAAAGACAAACTTCTTGAAATGTAGGAAGACAAGCAGGTCTCGTGAGGAAGTACCTCAGAGTACTGGGGAGTCAATAAAACATCATCAAAGGTAAGAGCTTCGCGCATATACTTCTTAGTGAGAAATAAAAGGATCACTTGAAATAAGTACGGATAAATTTAATATTCAAGATAAATTATTGTCAATAAGTTCCAAGTATTAAAAGCCTTGAAACTACGGTCTGGCCTCACTTAGAGACAGATCCTAAATCAATGAGTATAGGGAATAAACAGGATTTCATTATCACTACTGAGCAATTAAATTTCTTTAATGATCAAAACGTGATTTTGAAGCACTTCTGAGCGAATCTTTCGCAATCTTAATTGTACCTCTCCTGTATTTTCGTTTAATTCTGACATCTGCATTTTTTGAGCTAATATGTAGTTACGCATGTGTAAATCAGCCCATTCCTGAGCTGAGTAGCTAACTTCGGGGCTGATATTAATCCTTCCTACGGATTCAAATTCCAACCCAGGAAAATCGCGATGCAAGAAAACAATGTCATCCTCATCTCTTAAAATATCATCGGAATGCTGCTTAGATTTCACTATGACCCCGAAATTTTCTAGTTCTTGCTTACTTTGCACGCTTCGAAAATTATTGTGAGCTTCTATGATTTTTTCCAAATTATCCTGACTCAAGGGAGGAAGTTGAAAATCAATGTTACGAAGATCTCGCATTGTTAATGTGCTAAGAGAGCGTTGTGTTATGTGTGAGGGTGATTGAGGATTAGAAAAAAAATGGGATTCTTCGGACCATTCTTCTAGCTTCCCATACTTCCTATATAAAATGATCCGTACTATTAATTTAATTACTAAAGCGATAAGAGCAGGAATGACAAAAAGATACATGAAAAAACTTTTTGTTTTTTCCAAACAAAATAATGGGATCTGCACATCAACATATGCAAGACTTCCTCCTGCATTTATTGCATCAATATAGAGAACATGAGACCGATCTCTAAACCGTAGTAATCTATCGATTTGCTCTGCTAAAGATTCTAACTTCCCCTTTCCCCAGTGATTCCTAGGAAGGTTATTGAAAAAATTTTCAGAAAACATCAATGAAGAAAAGAAATGCTCTATCATGGCCAAATTAAAATAGGTGAACTTCTAACAAATAGATCTTACTTAGTAAGATACGTCTAAGAATTTTTATAAAAATCTGCTAGCAATTGATTATTCGTTAGGAAACGACCAAGTTTCTGCAGCGACAAGAGTATAGTGCATCATATGATCAGGATTGGTCACGAGAGTGTGCTCTAATCCATATCTAATAATATGAGAGAAATCTGTTTTCCATGTTTCTATAGCATGAACTTCACTACAGAACTCTTTAGGACCTTTATCTTCTATGGAAAAACGTGTTGAGGATTGTATAGATTGAAAGGTTAATCCAGGGAACTCTTTGAGAAAAAACACTATCATTTCATCTTCGAAAAAAGGGAAATCTTGTAGATCTGGATCATCAGATACAGAATGCATAAGAAGTCCCAATTCTTTCAGTTCCTTACGTGTTTTTCCTGAAAATCGGATTTCTTTATGTTTGTTAACAAGTATCTGAGCATGTTTAGCATCTAGGGGAGGAAGAAAATATTCATCCTCAAAGTATCGCAATTGAGATTTTAACTGTTCTAGAGAGATACATTGAATCGAAGGGTACTTTATTGAAAGCAAGAACATAACAATCACTTTCAAAATCAAGGCAATCAATAAAGGTATAATTAAGAAATAGGACAGTAGTTTCCAGATTACCTTTCCATAGCCCGCCTTCTCGGACTTATATCTAAAACAGTATACGCCGCTACCTAGGGGTTGTTCTTTAATAACTACAAATTTTTTAGAGAAGAGAATAGACAAATAGTCGTCTATTTGCGTGGCAATTTTCTCTAGTGTTGCACCTTTACCCTGCCTGGGAAGGCTATTCACAAAATCATCAGAAAACCTTACGGAGGAGTGCCAAGATATATTCACGGAGCACCTTAACTACACGTTTCTACATTATTCTAAAATATTCCTAATCCAACAATCCGTATTCTTAAGAGTTTAGTGGCCAGACCCCCTGCTCATCATAAACACAAAAAGTGGTTCAATATTGGTATTCTTTATGAATAGTCGTAATAGACTCTCCATTTGCTAAAAATGTTGTTCTTAAGTAGTCCTCAGAGAACCTTTCTCCATAGCACTCTTTTACGCTATCCGAAGATACTGCCGCCCAAACCATAGAGTAATACCCCTTTATAGGTAAAACTTTTTTTGAACGCACATGATTATTCGTGATCCAAGCGAAGGCAACACTCCTTTTACAACTATCAGAAGAATAATCAGAAACAACTACCGGGACTAAATCATAAATACATTCTCGATTACGGCATGCAACAAAATCTTCTTCTCCCATAGCCAAAACAAAGGCATTGCAGGAGCTTCCTGTTTCTTGTTTAAGATTCAACACTCCCCGATTTTCAATATCATCCCCACCTGCTTCGGAAAGTACTTTTCCAATCGCTTCTAGATCGAAATCGAAAATTCTTATATAATCGTGCACCCAAACAGCGTGGCGATGATATTCTTGTAATGTCTTTTTTGCTGATATGGGATGCATTAAGCTCCCGTAAGCAACGATAGGGATATATGGAGAGGTCAATCCAAGTTTTTTATGAATTTCTCTCCAAATTTCACGAGATCTGTTATCTGCCTCTTCCTTTACCCTAAGATTCAGACACTCCTTAGACAATAGCTGTGATACGGTATACGCTGAAGAATAACAAGAAAGTTCAGAAACTGGAATATTGATACAAAAGACTTGTTCGAGTGTGTTATCTCTATAAGGAATAACATCAGAACAGCCCCACAATAAAAACAGCAAGCATGCTCCTACGCATGCCTTTACCCTAGAAATATACATAGTCTTCCCCCATGTAAAATACCAGGTGCGAACTTTCTGGAGAAACGTCACTGTTTACATATTACTATTTATTACAGCTCGCCTTTAACCTGTATGTTTCTCAGCGCTAGCAGTTGCTCTGATTCTCTAGTACTGAGATTAAATTTGTTTGAAAAAGAAACTTCTCGAAGTCTCCTACCCCTGGGGGTGGAGCACGGTTAGTGTAGCGACTTCATAGAGATCACAATATCTCTATGAACGCAGCATGAAAATTGTGGACATGACCTTAAGATAGCTTTTTTGATGTAAACCACGTCACATATTTCATACGTAAATGATGCAAAAAAAACTGATTATCTATCGTTCTGGTGACTAATTTAACAATTTCCAAAATAAAAAAACATTGCTTTTTTTTCCATAAACCACGGGTGATCAGCGGCCAGAAAAACACGTATCTCCATGAGTATAAAAGGCTTGCCCTTTCTATTCGTGTCGAATCTCCTTTCTTATTTAATCACTGGTTTTTTTAAAAAACTGATGACTCATTGCGATTAAAAAAATTTTTTTATATTCTGTTTAACCGATTTTAATAAAAAAACTAGGGAGCGGGTATGTCAACTTTACTACCTACGCAACTCTCATCTGGTACTCCTACTCTTTCACTGAATCTAACGCAAAAAGAGATGGATTTTACTCAGCGCCGATCATCTTTTAGACTATTCCTGGACACAATGATTATCGTCCTGGGGTTTTCTACGGTTATTTCAATATTTATAGCTA
This window of the Chlamydia sp. BM-2023 genome carries:
- the guaA gene encoding glutamine-hydrolyzing GMP synthase; its protein translation is MGKILILDFGSQYTNVLAKKIRGLSVFCEVLPWNTPLEVIIESSPAGVILSGGPHSVYQENSPYVDQALYESRIPILGVCYGMQLIARDFGGEVMSGKHEFGYTPIDFYPGDLFKGLVDQETFHTEIRMSHCDSVVQAPELFSVTARSKQCPIAAIECPEKKLYGLQFHPEVSDTHSIGDKILVNFVQDICNAPQEWKIDKIEKQLIADIQEKVGDTERVLLGLSGGVDSAVAAVLLYNAIGDRLTCVFVDTGLLRKNEVEEVKQQFSSLGMELVVKDAADIFFEGLSGVQDPEQKRKIIGKIFIEVFEEAAKDLDVQWLAQGTIYSDVVESAKSCNATQVIKSHHNVGGLPEVLQLKLLEPLRFLFKDEVRGLGRALGLPESFISRHPFPGPGLGVRVLGEIRREYVEIVKNADSIFIEELHKANLYHKVSQAFALFLPVKSVAVKGDCRHYGYTIALRAVESTDFMTACWSPLSREFLNHCSARIINEVPEVSRVVYDISDKPPATIEWE
- a CDS encoding IMP dehydrogenase, which produces MREALTFDDVLLTPQYSEVLPHETCLSSYISRSLSLNIPILSAAMDSVTEFSMALAMAEAGGLGVIHKNISAEKQADIIRQVKSHNPVLSTAAAIGIGQQGLERAEILVDAGVTALVIDTAHGHSKAVIDTAVIIKKHYPEITLIVGNIVTPQAALCLAESGVDAVKVGIGPGSICTTRIISGVGLPQLTAVMDVAAALKDSSVCVIADGGMRYSGDIVKALAAGAHCVMLGGMLAGTDEAPGEIIQTCEKTYKMYRGMGSIGAMHKGSAERYFQEKTAKKFVPEGVEGLVPYKGALSDVLYQIIGGIRSGMGYIGAHNLEELRQKAVFTRITHSGRSESHTHTLQHVQQAPNYLVAK
- a CDS encoding gamma-glutamylcyclotransferase; the protein is MYISRVKACVGACLLFLLWGCSDVIPYRDNTLEQVFCINIPVSELSCYSSAYTVSQLLSKECLNLRVKEEADNRSREIWREIHKKLGLTSPYIPIVAYGSLMHPISAKKTLQEYHRHAVWVHDYIRIFDFDLEAIGKVLSEAGGDDIENRGVLNLKQETGSSCNAFVLAMGEEDFVACRNRECIYDLVPVVVSDYSSDSCKRSVAFAWITNNHVRSKKVLPIKGYYSMVWAAVSSDSVKECYGERFSEDYLRTTFLANGESITTIHKEYQY